DNA sequence from the Dunckerocampus dactyliophorus isolate RoL2022-P2 chromosome 4, RoL_Ddac_1.1, whole genome shotgun sequence genome:
GCTGGCCAGCTAGCTTTGTTAGCTAGCGCGCTGTTGTTGGCGGAGCGGCCATGTTAGCTGCGCCGTTAGCTTTGGCGCTTAGCATCGCTTGCGTAGAAGCGTGCGTTTAACCTCGATTTCTCCTCCATTGTGGCGCGGCTTTCATGTGTAAAActtacttttaaaatgtgctcTACGCCGCCATTGTGACGTTGAAAAGGAGACAAAAAGCCAGGTCTTTCATTTCGTCATTAGCATGTAGCATACGCGTGTTGTTGTTGTAACGTTACCTAACGACGTCTGACgacgtttttaaaaacaagcaaaacgaCGTTTTTGTTCTTGGTGGTGAGGGGGAGGGGGCTTCCGGGCTTATGGAGGCGAGCGCCGGTGAGCACGGCAGGGTACATTGAGGCTCGGTGCTGGCCGGGCTCGGCGCCTCACGCCGCTTGTCCCACATTTAAACCACGCGGCCTCCGCAGGAAACAAGGAGCCTGAGCCGCCACAAGTGCTGCCATTGGCCCGCTTGGAGCACCgcagcctgcacacacacacactcgcgcaCACACAGATGTTACCCGCCGTAAATTCACCGTAAACCCACACTTGTGCACCGTCTTGTCTCCGTTAATAGCGTGGATGACCGATGCAAGAAGCGCTCCCCATTCATTAGAGAATGTTCTATTGTCAGAGTGCAGCAGGAAAAGATGAAATAATTGATATTTAATGtaacctttttttctcctcttcccCTCACAGAGAAAGAGCAGCAAGAAGCTATTGAACACATTGATGAAGTTCAGAATGAAATTGACAGGTAATTTCCCCCGTTTTTTAGAATGAAAACATTCACACCAAGCATGGGAAGTTGACTGGATGAGAAACATGAAAGGGTGTTGATGGGAATGTTGCCTGGATTGCATGAATGTGATGTTCCCCTCAGCAAATTAAACCCTTTCAAAATAGTGTATTAAAAACAGGACAAATGTTTTAAGCAAACCAACTAAAtatgtgaacaatttaacaatatttaatcCAACAACATAACAATAGTGACAAAATATTGTGCAGTTATTCCCTTTTTTATTGAGTCAAAAATAGCATCAATATAATGTCTACAATACATGTGTTTGAACAGCACAACAAATAACATTTCATCAACATGGCAAAGACATATTACTCCATTAACAGTGGCtacttttggggggggggttgactCAACAGCATCCCTGCTACTACTAGGTTGTGCAGAATGAGCAAACTAAAGCACAAATATGAAAcagcacaacaaaaaacatttgtgaacaGAAAGGCTCAACAGCGCTTCTGCTGGACGTAGTTGGGTGCTGCACTCATTCTATGGGTATTCAATATTCAGATCCATACAGTAAATATTCTAATGCCTTGTGCTATCATACTGGCTTGCGAGTAAACGAAAGCATAAATGTATGTAAAACATAATTGAATGTGAACAGCACAAGTAAAAAGGTGCTTGTGGACATAGACAAGACATAGGAGGCGATTTGGAGGGAAGAGTGACTcagcagcacctctgctggttgcagccaggcACTGCTCTCCATTTGAGGTGATGATGCGTTGATCTTGTGCTGTCATGCCGCAGGTTGAACGAGCAGGCCAGCGAGGAGATCCTGAAAGTAGAACAGAAATACAACAAACTCCGTCAGCCGTTCTTTCAGAAGAGATCAGAACTGATCGCCAAAATCCCCAACTTTTGGGTCACCACATTTGTCAACCATCCACAGGGTGAGGACGCGCGCTCATGTGACCATGTGCTTGTCCCGGCGGCGCACGGTCTGaaagtttgtctttttttgcagtATCTGCCCTACTgggggaggaagatgaagaagcGCTTCATTACCTGAGCCGAGTGGAGGTGACAGAGTTTGAAGACATAAAGTCAGGTTACAGAATAGATTTTGTAAGTCCGCCTTCCTCTGCCTTCACGCACGCCAAAACGTTTGCTCTTCCTAACTGTCACGTCCTTGCAGTATTTTGACGAGAACCCGTACTTCGAAAACAAAGTACTTTCCAAAGAATTCCACCTCAACGAGAGCGGAGACCCGTCTTCAAAGTCCACAGAAATCAAATGGAAGTCAGGAAAGGTGGGCAGGAAAAACGTCCTTttgtagagtgtgtgtgtgtgtgtgtgtgtctccgtgtcccccccccccccctcccctgaCATTGTGGTGTGGCGTGGCAGGACCTGACCAAGCGCTCCAGCCAGACACAGAACAAAGCGGGAAGGAAGAGGCAACACGAAGAGCCCGAGAGCTTCTTCACTTGGTTCACCGACCACGCTGACGCCGGCGCTGACGAGCTCGGCGAGGTCATCAAGGACGACATCTGGCCCAACCCCCTGCAGTACTACCTGGTACGCCCACCCACCCAACCCCGCCTTTTGATTTGCTGTTTTACTTATTGTCAAATGCGCTGTTAAAAAGGTGTCTTTGGGGCTGCAGGTCCCTGACATGGACGACGAAGAAGGGGAAGGCGATGACGACGAAGAGGACGAGGAGGGTCTGGAGGACATAGACGAGGAGGCTGATGAGGATGGAGAGGATGATGAAGAGGATGACGGAGAAGATGGAGAGGTAGCGCAAAACGGGAAATAGAAAATAACTGTTGGGGATTTTTGGAAAAGCTGTTATGTATTGTATAAAAGTCAAACATCTGGGAATATATTAGAAATATTTTtggattaaaaagaaaaaaaataaatctggaAATACAAAAGTCAGGTATGAAAAGTTAAACAACATAATGTTTTTGGATAAAGGGGATCTATTTTGGATAAAAGTAAACTGGAAAtcccaaaaaaattacaacactTTGTCAGGTATGTTGGGTTTCTTAATCGcatttttgaatttttaaaatgtaagaaTGTCtgcaaaagctaaaaaaaaagcaaaaaaattacaTCCATATCTTAATACTTTTggatgaaagtaaaaaaaaaaatccattttcttaagtgtaaaaataaatacacctgGAAAGTTGAGGTACAACTATTTTtggataaaagtaaaaaaaataatctggaaatgttaaaaaaaaacaaacaagctttAAGCCAGGTGCAAAAAGTTGGCACAAGCAAATatctgttttattatttaaaaaatgtatactgGGTTTAATTTTGGCAATGATTGATGcccatccctaataataataataataattgtcagCATCCTGTTATTAATGCAGATGTTTGTTTCAGGACGACGACGGAGAAGATGACTAAAAGCTATCAAGCAGCCTCGCCCTCCTCACCTTTCTATTCCCTATTTGGTTTATCAACTCATGTTCGGgagcaaagtttttttttttggtttagtttggtttttttattttttttaagtcatgtgTGCTTCATTCAACACTCTGAAGCCTCCAGTCCGCACCCGTGGGCGCCATGTTGTTTCTCCTTTGACTCGTCTAAGGCCAACGGCACTTTGCCCTGAATCGTGAGTTACATCCCCAGGGTCATCATCTCTCtttgaaaagaataaaaaaaaatgataaaaatagaaTGGGCTCGGCATCCTCCGTAGAATTTGAAGCCACTTGCTACAGAATTCCTCCTGTCCAAGGTTGACTAAAGCCATGGTGTAGTGAGCTAGCACTAGCAGACCTCAAgttcagtttttttccccccaaaacaaAGACAACCTTTTCCCCGACGTGGTTAACAAGTATCTGCTCATTCCTTTTGTCATGTTCggcgggaggggggggggggttataaGCGTATGTTGGTTATGGGGCGGGGGATTTTGACACCATTTCTATGgaactttttgttttcattgtattgttttacagATATCCATGCAAatttgaaatgacatttttaataaagaacaaaatgggtaaaaaaaaaaaaaaaaacaccaagctTGTAAATTTTGGCCCCCACTTGCTTCATGGATAGAACAGTTCTTGTcatttacatccattcatcttccttTTTCTCCTGGGGGGGGAAGAAAGTGTTTAAAGTTTGAGGTGTAAACTTGCTTTgtttcaataataaaaatgtaatgtgtaCACACATGCGGGGAGCGTGTTGCCATTCTCTGCTTGTGTCAGCTGGTGAATGACTTGGGAGTCATGAGCAGGCTCGATGCAAAGTCTTCTCTCAGCAGCTTCTGGACGATCAGAGCCAGGAAGGTCTGATCCGACCCAGCAAAGGTGGACTCTGTGATTGTGTTGGGCCAGGAGCTGGGCTGGAAGGCCCAACCTGGCATGACAAGCAGCGAAACCACAATGTTGGATTTTGGGCTTCAAATGGTTCCATAGTGTTGACCCACCTAAGTGTGTTGTGCACCGGGGACACGTGGCCACAGTCCACGAGAACCCTGGAAACCAAGAAAAGTGCTTGTCCGCCGGCCACTGTTTGACGACGTCCGCCCTCCTGAACGTGATCACCTCAAACTGAAGACCGTGCGGGTTTTCAAAGACCTGGACGTGGACCCCGCGGCCCCCGGGTAGCGTGTCGTTACGGCCGGACAAAGCCAGGCGGCTGTGCACCATGCCGATGTCCGAGCCGAACGCTAGCTCATGGCCGCAGGCCCTGCACAGGATCAACGTGTCGTTGCTGGTGCCCCCCGCCTCGGCTGCACACGCGTCGACCGCCTGGTAGGCGGCAACCAGGAGGACCACTGCAAAGATGATTTTCATTCTTAATCTGTGGCGTGTTAGGAGCCTGGAGGCCTCAATGAGCGTCATCCACACATGGCCGCTCCACCGCACAGTGGCCAGCATGAGCTATTAGCAGCTTTGTTTTTAGCTTTCACACCCCTCGATTAATAAATATTCACCCAGTGATCGCATATTTGTGAGCTTGCGCGTTGAGTGTGGTACGTTTTATTCACGTATAGATACCACACCCACGCGTCATCAGTGGACTTAAGTGGGATTCCTGTGATGGTTAACGAGGCTAGTAATGCTAGGTCAAACGCGGAAGTGCTTTGtttgaaaacaggaagtggcctCATCGCTACCATTTCCCCTtcacaaaacatgacacaatTGTTTCTAGATTAGCACAGATGCTTTATCGCACAAAatctaaaacaaaataaacttgatCAGAACGACTTAACGATGTAGCGTAATTTCATatcgttttttttaatcccgGAAGTGGCTGGCACAAACCGTTAGCAGCTTTGTTTTTAGCATTCACAACACTTAATTTGTACAAATGTTCACCCATTAATCCATGAATCCATGAGTTCCATCTGATGTGTTTGAGTGAGTGGCGTTTTATACTCGTATAAATGTCAATCCGCGTCATTACTGGATTTAAGTGTGGCTTTTTGTGGCCGCTAATGCGGCTAGCTGTGCTAGGTCAAACGCGGAAGTGCTTCGtttgaaaacaggaagtggcctCATCGCGAACATTCCCCTTCTTTTACTGAACATCTAAAACAAGACACGATTGTTGTTTTTAGATTAGCACATATGCATTCTCTCTCTagatttttaaacaaaaacaataaaactgaCAACGACTGAACAACGTGGCGTAATTTCATATCGGCTTTTTAAATACCGGAAGTGGCTGGCATAAGATGTTATGAACTTTTAGCATTCACAACCCTTAATTTACAACAAATATTCACCCATTAATCCCATATTTATGAGTTCGAGTTGatgtggttttgtgtgtgtggcgttTTATATAAATATCACCCCTACGCGTCTTGTGGCGGCTCGTTGTGCTAAATCAAACCCGGAAGTGCTTTGTTTAGAAAACAGAAAGTAGCGTCATCGTGACAATTTCCCCCACTTTTACAGCGCTTAAAAAACATGATACAACTGTTGTTTTTACACAGCACACACGCTTTATTTCACTGGATTTTAAactaaaacaagaataaaatagaTTGGAGCGACGTCGTGTAATTTCGCATCGTTTTTTAGCACTTTATGCATCAATAATATGACTATACAGTACTATTAGTGAGGTGATTGTGTTTGTATTCTGTCAGTAAGTCAGTAAATTGCCTGGCGGCGTTTTAAAACACCATCCCTTGCGAACT
Encoded proteins:
- the LOC129179312 gene encoding protein SET; its protein translation is MSASAAKVSKKELNSNHDGADETSEKEQQEAIEHIDEVQNEIDRLNEQASEEILKVEQKYNKLRQPFFQKRSELIAKIPNFWVTTFVNHPQVSALLGEEDEEALHYLSRVEVTEFEDIKSGYRIDFYFDENPYFENKVLSKEFHLNESGDPSSKSTEIKWKSGKDLTKRSSQTQNKAGRKRQHEEPESFFTWFTDHADAGADELGEVIKDDIWPNPLQYYLVPDMDDEEGEGDDDEEDEEGLEDIDEEADEDGEDDEEDDGEDGEDDDGEDD
- the si:ch211-51h9.7 gene encoding uncharacterized protein si:ch211-51h9.7 translates to MLATVRWSGHVWMTLIEASRLLTRHRLRMKIIFAVVLLVAAYQAVDACAAEAGGTSNDTLILCRACGHELAFGSDIGMVHSRLALSGRNDTLPGGRGVHVQVFENPHGLQFEVITFRRADVVKQWPADKHFSWFPGFSWTVATCPRCTTHLGWAFQPSSWPNTITESTFAGSDQTFLALIVQKLLREDFASSLLMTPKSFTS